Proteins co-encoded in one Arachis hypogaea cultivar Tifrunner chromosome 13, arahy.Tifrunner.gnm2.J5K5, whole genome shotgun sequence genomic window:
- the LOC112734513 gene encoding uncharacterized protein, whose product MYPIPIIQSKVARLRRKIILARKRKRLDDNESAFFCASGQSSSVVASVAINLAQLYEDVNLSTVKTHPPSADTHSGQHVDPFVDDEVLNGYDDSMLDVDMEDNFIPSSETLDENEINNRIGTLRSNEAINERDRKIVAILRNMLDKYNSLAKSFRYARDRYQQKNCTNIKLKLISKRTTDGRTYNLPSASEVAALIIGDVEQLSKDMDIIIESQSRKLQRIDIFHPSYLALQYPLLFPYGEDGFRLGIATSDSISARPTKINKIITLRQFFAFRLQKRMGESPLILRSKRLFQQFLVDAYTMMESERLKFFRCKQPQLRVDKYKCLHESLVNGDVDAARLGKRIIFPSTFTGGPRYAGYPSYFITMTCNPEWDEIKREVTSIGLKAKDRPDILCRLFKIKLDGLIDDLKEGKIFGKILGYVCTVEFQKRGLPHAHILLFMSNEFKPQTPDNIDKHITAEIPDENERPKLHGAVQNYMVHGPCGPYNKNSPCMKNGSCSKFYPKEFRQRTLIDEAEFPKYRRTDNGRIVKKRECVLDNKFIVPYNPELLLKFGCHINVEYTCQTSSIKYLFKYVHKGNDRVTATLYNAGDPSEATQAVDEIRNYYDCRYISACEAVWRLFGYEIQEKEPFVIRLPFHLEDEQPVVYGETSNVNDIVERAISHKSMFLGWMAVNMSYPYARSLTYAEFPTKFVWKDDSSKWFPRKKGFAIGRLTHVPAELTMSDDEIKQFCLMDIDKILHSYGKTLKDYPPMPLATEIDNSLLTERVIREELNFNRDDLKKNASDILAIATLEQRYAFDKIVTAVYCDEGGFFFVYGHGGTGKTFLWNLMSAEIRSRSDIVLNVASSGIASLLLSNGRTAHSRFKIPLNITEDSVCNIKPGSPQAMLLLKARLIIWDEALMVSRYCYEALDKCLGDIMRCSPTYRKDLPFGGKVVVLGGDFRQILPVIPRGSRQDIVHSTVNSSYLWKFCDNIDGESEICLPGDIVIPSSDHAFDELVHFSYPNILENISSKDFFKARTILAPTLDTIEEVNNHLMAIIPGVEKLYLSSDSICMDEGNMESQLDLYGPELLNSINCSGLPPHKLILKVGVPVMLLRNIDQSSGLCNGTRLQVRKLRNHVIECEVLTGKNVGHIALIPRMNMVPTNKTVPVRFQRRQFPIIVSFAMTINKSQGQTLSHVGLYLPRPVFTHGQLYVALSRVKSKRGLKVLLMNHVGMSTNSTINIVYREVFEKIVF is encoded by the exons GACAATCTTCCTCTGTTGTTGCTTCGGTGGCTATTAATTTGGCACAACTTTATGAAGATGTAAATTTATCGACTGTTAAGACGCACCCACCAAGCGCTGACACACACAGTGGCCAACATGTTGACCCTTTTGTTGATGATGAAG TTTTGAATGGTTATGATGATTCAATGTTGGATGTGGATATGGAAGATAATTTTATACCATCCTCTGAAACCTTAGACG AAAATGAGATTAATAATCGAATAGGCACACTTCG tTCCAATGAAGCTATAAATGAGCGGGATAGGAAAATTGTGGCAATATTAAGAAACATGCTAGACAAATATAATAGTTTGGCAAAGAGTTTTCGCTATGCAAGAGATAGATACCAACAGAAAAATTGCACAAACATAAAACTTAAGTTGATTagtaaaaggactacagatggcaggacatacaacttgccatctgCATCTGAAGTGGCTGCATTGATTATTGGTGATGTCGAACAACTTAGCAAAGATATGGATATTATTATAGAGAGTCAATCTAGAAAGCTCCAGCGGATTGATATTTTTCATCCATCTTATTTAGCCTTGCAATATCCATTGTTGTTTCCGTATGGGGAGGATGGATTTCGTTTGGGTATTGCAACATCAGATTCTATCTCTGCTAGACCtacaaagataaacaaaataatcaCTTTGCGACAATTCTTTGCTTTTCGATTACAGAAAAGGATGGGTGAATCTCCGTTAATTCTGAGATCAAAGAGATTATTCCAACAGTTTCTGGTAGATGCCTACACAATGATGGAATCAGAGAGGTTAAAATTCTTTAGGTGTAAACAACCACAGTTGAGGGTTGATAAATACAAATGTCTGCATGAAAGTCTTGTAAACGGGGATGTAGATGCTGCAAGGCTTGGCAAAAGAATCATTTTTCCTAGTACTTTTACCGGTGGACCTAG ATATGCAGGATATCCTAGCTATTTTATCACCATGACCTGTAACCCTGAATGGGATGAGATAAAAAGAGAAGTGACTTCCATTGGATTGAAGGCAAAAGACCGTCCTGATATATTGTGTCGACTTTTCAAGATCAAGCTTGATGGTTTGATCGATGACCTCAAAGAGGGAAAAATCTTTGGCAAAATTTTGGGAT acGTTTGCACTGTAGAGTTTCAAAAGAGAGGGCTTCCGCATGCACATATCCTTTTATTCATGAGTAACGAGTTCAAACCACAAACACCAGataacatagataaacatataacagcTGAGATTCCTGATGAAAATGAAAGGCCAAAACTACATGGAGCTGTTCAAAATTACATGGTACATGGTCCATGTGGTCCGTACAACAAGAATTCACCTTGCATGAAGAATGGATCCTGTTCAAAGTTCTATCCTAAAGAGTTTAGACAGCGAACACTCATTGATGAGGCCGAATTTCCCAAATATAGGCGTACTGATAATGGTCGAATAGTGAAGAAAAGGGAATGTGTACTAGACAATAAGTTCATTGTTCCGTATAATCCAGAATTGTTGCTCAAGTTTGGGTGCCACATAAATGTGGAATACACATGCCAAACAAGTTCTATTAAGTATCTGTTTAAATATGTACACAAGGGTAATGACCGCGTAACAGCTACTCTATACAATGCTGGTGATCCGTCAGAAGCCACACAAGCTGTTGACGAAATTAGGAATTACTACGATTGTAGGTATATTTCAGCATGTGAGGCAGTCTGGCGTCTATTTGGATAcgaaatccaagagaaagaaccATTTGTGATTAGACTTCCATTCCATTTGGAGGATGAGCAACCTGTGGTCTATGGTGAAACTTCTAATGTGAATGATATCGTCGAAAGAGCAATATCTCATAAGTCCATGTTTTTGGGATGGATGGCGGTGAACATGTCATATCCCTATGCTCGAAGTCTGACTTATGCTGAGTTTCCAACCAAGTTTGTTTGGAAGGATGATTCTTCAAAGTGGTTTCCTCGAAAGAAAGGATTCGCAATTGGAAGGTTGACTCATGTACCTGCAG AGTTAACAATGTCAGATGATGAGATTAAGCAGTTTTGCTTAATGGATATAGACAAGATCTTACATTCCTATGGTAAAACCTTGAAAGACTATCCTCCTATGCCTTTAGCAACTGAAATTGATAATTCTTTGTTAACCGAAAGGGTTATAAGGGAAGAGCTAAACTTTAATAGGGATGATTTAAAGAAAAATGCCTCAGACATATTAGCCATCGCAACACTTGAGCAGAGATATGCATTCGATAAAATTGTTACAGCTGTGTATTGTGATGAAGGGGGTTTTTTCTTTGTGTATGGTCATGGAGGTACTGGAAAAACATTTCTCTGGAACCTTATGTCTGCTGAGATTCGCTCAAGGAGTGATATAGTGTTAAACGTTGCTTCGAGTGGTATTGCATCTTTACTTCTTTCCAATGGAAGAACGGCACACTCAAGGTTCAAAATACCGCTGAATATAACTGAGGATTCTGTATGTAACATCAAACCTGGTTCCCCTCAAGCAATGTTGCTGTTGAAAGCCAGACTTATAATTTGGGATGAGGCTCTAATGGTTAGTAGGTACTGCTATGAAGCACTTGATAAATGCTTGGGTGATATCATGAGGTGTTCTCCAACATATAGAAAAGATTTGCCctttggaggaaaagtggttgTACTAGGTGGAGACTTTAGACAAATTCTTCCTGTCATTCCACGAGGATCGAGACAAGATATCGTTCATTCAACCGTGAATTCGTCTTACCTTTGGAAGTTTT GTGACAATATAGATGGTGAATCTGAGATATGTCTTCCAggagatattgttattccttctTCGGACCATGCATTTGATGAGTTAgttcatttttcttatccaaatattttggaAAACATATCCTCAAAGGATTTTTTCAAAGCAAGAACTATACTAGCTCCCACACTAGACACTATTGAAGAGGTCAACAATCATCTGATGGCTATCATTCCTGGAGTAGAAAAATTATATCTTAGTTCGGATTCCATTTGTATGGATGAAGGGAATATGGAGAGTCAACTAGATCTCTATGGTCCTGAATTACTGAATAGCATAAATTGCTCTGGTTTGCCTccacataaattaatactcaaggtTGGTGTTCCGGTGATGTTACTGAGGAATATTGACCAATCCAGTGGTCTTTGTAATGGTACAAGGCTACAAGTTAGGAAGCTTAGAAATCATGTCATAGAATGTGAAGTCTTAACGGGTAAAAATGTTGGTCATATTGCTTTGATTCCAAGAATGAATATGGTACCAACAAATAAAACCGTCCCAGTTAGATTCCAACGAAGACAGTTTCCCATAATAGTATCGTTTGCCATGACAATTAATAAGTCTCAGGGGCAAACTTTATCTCATGTTGGATTGTACTTGCCCAGACCAGTTTTTACACATGGCCAACTATATGTGGCactttcaagagttaagagtaagagaggttTAAAAGTTTTACTTATGAATCACGTAGGAATGTCTACAAATTCAACCATCAATATTGTTTATAGAGAAGTCTTTGAAAAAATAGTAttctaa